One stretch of Acanthochromis polyacanthus isolate Apoly-LR-REF ecotype Palm Island chromosome 16, KAUST_Apoly_ChrSc, whole genome shotgun sequence DNA includes these proteins:
- the amd1 gene encoding S-adenosylmethionine decarboxylase proenzyme, which produces MMEDNGAHFFEGTEKLLEVWFSRQDETKGTGDLRTIPRFEWDKLLENVHCLIISVTKTDKQEAYILSESSMFVSKRRFILKTCGTTLLLQALVPLLELAREYCGFDTIENFFYSRKNFMKPTHQEFPHRNFQEEVDFLSQIFPNGAAYCMGRLNSDCWYLFTLDLPDYWENKHADQTLEVLMSDLDPAIMDQFYMKDGVSASEVTRMSGICDLIPGSVIDATMFNPCGYSMNGMKTDGTYWTIHITPEPEFSYVSFETNLSQTSYDDLVRKVVEVFKPGKFVTTLFVNQSSKCRSVFSSAQKLEGYKRLDRQLAQFNDYNFVFTSYTKNRQQNQQS; this is translated from the exons ATGATGGAAGATAACGGTGCACATTTCTTCGAGGGGACCgagaagctgctggaggtgTGGTTCTCCCGGCAGGATGAGACCAAAGGAACCGGGGACCTCCGCACCATCCCAAG GTTTGAGTGGGACAAACTTCTGGAGAATGTGCATTGTTTGATCATAAGTGTGACAAAGACGGACAAGCAGGAAGCTTATATACTCAG TGAGAGTAGCATGTTTGTCTCCAAGAGAcgtttcattttgaaaacatgTGGAACCACCCTCTTACTGCAAGCACTGGTGCCTCTGCTGGAACTCGCCAGGGAATACTGCGGCTTCGATACCATCGAG AATTTCTTCTACTCCCGCAAAAACTTTATGAAGCCAACCCATCAGGAGTTCCCTCATCGAAACTTCCAGGAGGAAGTCGACTTTCTCAGCCAGATTTTCCCAA ATGGTGCAGCCTACTGTATGGGACGTTTGAACTCTGACTGCTG GTACCTGTTCACCCTGGACTTACCAGACTACTGGGAGAACAAGCATGCGGATCAGACGCTGGAAGTTCTGATGAGCGACCTCGATCCAGCTATTATGGACCAGTTCTACATGAAAGATGGTGTTTCTGCAAGTGAAGTCACTCGT ATGAGTGGAATTTGTGACCTGATACCAGGTTCTGTGATCGATGCCACAATGTTCAACCCTTGTGGATACTCAATGAATGGAATGAAGACTGAC GGAACTTACTGGACCATCCACATCACCCCGGAGCCAGAGTTCTCCTACGTCAGCTTCGAAACCAACCTCTCCCAGACGTCATACGATGATCTGGTCAGGAAGGTTGTGGAGGTGTTCAAACCAGGAAAATTTGTGACTACGCTTTTTGTCAATCAG AGCTCCAAATGTCGCAGCGTGTTTTCTTCTGCCCAGAAACTCGAGGGCTACAAGCGTCTCGATCGCCAGTTGGCTCAGTTCAACGATTACAATTTTGTCTTTACAAGCTACACCAAGAACcgccagcagaaccagcagagctGA